CGCCCAGGGGTCTTTCTGGACGTTGTCCATGAACCAGTCCTCGGCGACCGGCTTGCCGCCGGGGCCGGCGGGGTTGGGCCAGACGGCGTGGGGGCCGTTGGAGCAGCGGTCGGCGAGCAGACACCAGCTGTTGGAGAACATGCCGGTCTCCACCCCCATGGCCGCTTGGTAGAGGGTCAAGGCGGCGGTGGAGCAGGCCTGTGTGAGCAGCACCCCGGGCGAGTTCTCCGCCCCCAGCATCGCCGCGGCCCAGGGACCGCCGTAGAACCAGCTCTTCTGGTAAACGGTGCTGCCCAGAAGGACGTAGTCGATGGCCTTCGGCTCCCACCCCTTGCTCTCTAAAAAGCGCTTGGAGGTGGCGGCTCCCAACTCGATCGCGTTCTCGTTGGCAAGGCTCCCCTGCCAGCGCACAAACGGGGTGCTGTAGTACCCCCGGTACGGAATGTAGGCTTTTGTTAACATTGGTGGTTCTCCCCTTCTATTCAGAATTTATTGTTGCCGGTTACAGTAGGACAAGGCCCCGTTACCAGGCGGTCATGCCGCCATCCACGACAATCTCCGTGCCGGTCACCCAACTCGACAGGTCGGATGCCAGAAACAAAGCGGCATTCGCGATATCCACGGGGACCCCAATGCGGCCGATCGGATAGCCGGCCAGCATTTGCTGTAACGCATTGTCACGATCCGGGAAGACGCCGAGTTTTACGAAATCGTCCACCAGTTTGTTTCCCATATCGGTTTCCACCAGTCCGGGATAGATGGAATTTACCCGGATGCCATACCCGAGACGGCCGCATTCTACTGCCGCCGATTTGCTGAAAAGCCGCACGGCCCCTTTTGAGGCCGTATAGACCCCCAAGCCCGGAGTGCCGATCAAGCCCGAAACGGATGAGAGATTGATGATGCTCCCCCCCTTTCCGGCGGCCCCTCCTGGTCGCATGCCCCGAATGGCGTGCTTGTGTCCTAGGATCATCCCCGTGACGTTGATGGAGATTAGCTTCTGGATGTCGGCGAGTTCGACATCGGCGATCATACAGGTCTGCTCGATGGCGGCGTTGTTGACGAGGATGTCGAGGCCGCCGAATTTCTCAATGGTGAGGGCCAGGGCAGCGGTCCAGCCCGGCTCTTCGGCGGCGTCATGATGGATGAAAATCGCTGAGCCGCCCTGTTCGCGAATCCGTTCTGCCGTCGCCTCCCCCCGCTCCACCTGTACATCCCCGATCGCAACGTTAGCACCCTGCTCCGCAAAGATCTGAGCTATCGAAGCGCCGATCCCAACCGCGCCACCCGATACATAGGCTACTTTGCCCGACAGATCGATACTCATAAATTCACTCCTTATGACAAGCCCGTTTAGAGACAAAACCAATTGCGATCTCGATATCTACTTCAGATCTTCCAGATCGACGCCAGATTTTCCCGGCGAGAGAATGTTGTTCGGATCAAACACCCTCTTCAAATCGTGACAAACGTCTCGAAAGTGCCCCAACTTCCGCATCAGGTGATCGCCCATATCGATGCTGCT
This is a stretch of genomic DNA from Desulfuromonas sp. TF. It encodes these proteins:
- a CDS encoding SDR family NAD(P)-dependent oxidoreductase; protein product: MSIDLSGKVAYVSGGAVGIGASIAQIFAEQGANVAIGDVQVERGEATAERIREQGGSAIFIHHDAAEEPGWTAALALTIEKFGGLDILVNNAAIEQTCMIADVELADIQKLISINVTGMILGHKHAIRGMRPGGAAGKGGSIINLSSVSGLIGTPGLGVYTASKGAVRLFSKSAAVECGRLGYGIRVNSIYPGLVETDMGNKLVDDFVKLGVFPDRDNALQQMLAGYPIGRIGVPVDIANAALFLASDLSSWVTGTEIVVDGGMTAW